In the Streptomyces sp. BHT-5-2 genome, one interval contains:
- a CDS encoding F0F1 ATP synthase subunit B yields MNALNLAVEVPENPLVPPIPELVIGLIAFFIVFGFLAKKLLPNINKVLDERRAQIEGRIEDAEATQAEAQQVLADYRAQLADARHEAARLRQEAQEQGATLIAEMRAEGQRQREEIIAAGHAQIEADRKAAAQSLRQDVGKLATELAGKLVGESLEDHARQSRTIDRFLDDLEAKAASDVTKAEAGR; encoded by the coding sequence GTGAACGCCCTGAACTTGGCGGTGGAGGTTCCCGAGAACCCCCTCGTCCCGCCGATTCCAGAGCTTGTCATCGGCCTGATCGCTTTCTTCATCGTCTTCGGCTTCCTCGCCAAGAAGCTCCTCCCGAACATCAACAAGGTTCTGGACGAGCGCCGGGCGCAGATCGAAGGCCGTATCGAGGATGCCGAGGCGACCCAGGCCGAGGCGCAGCAGGTTCTCGCGGACTACCGGGCCCAGCTCGCCGACGCCCGCCACGAGGCCGCGCGTCTGCGCCAGGAGGCGCAGGAGCAGGGCGCGACGCTCATCGCCGAGATGCGCGCCGAGGGCCAGCGGCAGCGTGAGGAGATCATCGCCGCCGGCCACGCCCAGATCGAGGCGGACCGCAAGGCGGCCGCCCAGTCGCTGCGCCAGGACGTGGGCAAGCTCGCCACCGAACTGGCCGGCAAGCTCGTCGGCGAGTCCCTCGAGGACCACGCCCGGCAGAGCCGGACCATCGACCGCTTCCTCGACGACCTCGAGGCCAAGGCGGCGTCGGACGTGACGAAGGCTGAGGCCGGCCGATGA
- a CDS encoding F0F1 ATP synthase subunit delta has translation MNGASREALASAREQFNALTDNTSVDAANLAEELAAVTALLDREVSLRRVLTDPAQPAEARAELARRLLGGQVGEAALDLVTGMVRARWSRSRDLPDAIEELAYSADLVAAQRDGRLDDVEDELFRFGRIIASSAELRRALTDRSATVSAKTELLHTLLGGRANPVTERLVIRLVAQPRGRSLEAGLDALSKLAAARRDRMVAVVTSAVPLSDGQRQRLGAALAALYGRQIHLNLDVDPEVLGGVQVRIGDEVINGTIADRLDEAARRMAG, from the coding sequence ATGAATGGAGCGAGCCGCGAGGCACTCGCCTCCGCACGCGAGCAGTTCAACGCGCTGACGGACAACACCTCCGTCGACGCCGCGAACCTCGCCGAGGAGCTGGCTGCCGTCACCGCTCTGCTCGACCGCGAGGTGTCGTTGCGTCGGGTCCTCACCGACCCGGCGCAGCCCGCCGAGGCGCGGGCCGAGCTGGCCCGGCGGCTGCTCGGCGGCCAGGTCGGCGAGGCCGCGCTCGACCTGGTGACCGGAATGGTCCGCGCCCGCTGGTCGCGCTCCCGCGACCTGCCGGACGCGATCGAGGAGCTGGCCTACAGCGCCGACCTCGTCGCGGCCCAGCGGGACGGACGGCTGGACGACGTCGAGGACGAGCTGTTCCGGTTCGGCCGGATCATCGCGTCCAGCGCCGAGCTCCGCCGCGCCCTCACCGACCGGAGCGCGACGGTCTCCGCCAAGACGGAGCTGCTGCACACGCTGCTGGGCGGCCGGGCCAACCCGGTCACCGAGCGGCTGGTGATCCGTCTTGTCGCACAGCCGCGGGGCCGTAGCCTGGAGGCAGGGCTCGACGCCCTCTCCAAGCTGGCGGCGGCCCGCCGGGACCGGATGGTCGCGGTGGTCACCTCCGCGGTGCCGCTCAGCGACGGACAGCGGCAGCGCCTCGGCGCGGCACTGGCCGCACTGTACGGACGGCAGATCCACCTGAACCTCGACGTGGACCCCGAGGTCCTCGGCGGCGTCCAGGTCCGGATCGGCGACGAGGTCATCAACGGGACCATCGCGGACCGCCTCGACGAGGCAGCCCGTCGGATGGCCGGCTGA
- the atpA gene encoding F0F1 ATP synthase subunit alpha: protein MAELTIRPEEIRDALENFVQAYKPDAASREEVGTVSDAGDGIAHVEGLPSTMANELLKFEDGTLGLALNLEEREIGAVILGEFSGIEQGQPVQRTGEVLSVAVGEGYLGRVVDPLGNPIDGLGEIETEGRRALELQAPGVMVRKSVHEPMETGYKAVDSMVPIGRGQRQLIIGDRQTGKTALAVDTIINQRDNWRSGDPKKQVRCIYVAVGQKGSTIASVRGALEEAGALEYTTIVAAPASDPAGFKYLAPYTGSAIGQHWMYQGKHVLIIFDDLSKQADAYRAVSLLLRRPPGREAYPGDVFYLHSRLLERCAKLSDDMGAGSMTGLPIVETKANDVSAFIPTNVISITDGQCFLESDLFNANQRPALNVGISVSRVGGSAQHKAMRQVSGRLRVDLAQYRELEAFAAFGSDLDAASKAQLGRGQRMTELLKQDQYAPMATEDQVISIWAGTNGKMDDVPVADIRRFERELLDHLRREKKDLLTSIREGAKMSDDTIGAIADAVDAFKRQFETSDGKLLGEDTPASGK, encoded by the coding sequence ATGGCGGAGCTCACGATCCGGCCGGAGGAGATCCGGGACGCACTGGAGAACTTCGTCCAGGCGTACAAGCCGGACGCGGCCTCGCGCGAAGAGGTCGGCACGGTCAGCGATGCCGGTGACGGTATCGCGCACGTCGAGGGCCTGCCCTCGACGATGGCGAACGAACTGCTGAAGTTCGAGGACGGCACCCTCGGCCTCGCGCTCAACCTCGAAGAGCGCGAGATCGGTGCGGTCATCCTCGGCGAGTTCAGCGGCATCGAGCAGGGCCAGCCGGTGCAGCGCACCGGCGAGGTGCTCTCGGTCGCCGTGGGCGAGGGCTACCTCGGCCGCGTCGTCGACCCGCTGGGCAACCCGATCGACGGCCTCGGCGAGATCGAGACCGAAGGCCGCCGCGCCCTCGAACTGCAGGCCCCCGGCGTCATGGTCCGCAAGTCGGTCCACGAGCCCATGGAGACCGGCTACAAGGCCGTCGACTCCATGGTGCCGATCGGCCGCGGCCAGCGTCAGCTGATCATCGGCGACCGCCAGACCGGCAAGACCGCCCTGGCCGTCGACACGATCATCAACCAGCGCGACAACTGGCGCTCCGGCGACCCGAAGAAGCAGGTCCGCTGCATCTACGTCGCCGTCGGCCAGAAGGGCTCCACCATCGCGTCCGTGCGCGGCGCGCTGGAGGAGGCCGGTGCCCTGGAGTACACCACCATCGTCGCCGCCCCGGCGTCCGACCCGGCGGGCTTCAAGTACCTCGCGCCCTACACCGGCTCGGCCATCGGCCAGCACTGGATGTACCAGGGCAAGCACGTCCTGATCATCTTCGACGACCTCTCGAAGCAGGCCGACGCCTACCGCGCCGTCTCCCTGCTGCTGCGCCGCCCGCCGGGCCGTGAGGCGTACCCGGGCGACGTCTTCTACCTGCACTCGCGTCTGCTGGAGCGCTGCGCCAAGCTCTCCGACGACATGGGCGCCGGCTCGATGACCGGTCTGCCGATCGTCGAGACCAAGGCCAACGACGTCTCGGCGTTCATCCCGACCAACGTCATCTCCATCACCGACGGCCAGTGCTTCCTGGAGTCGGACCTGTTCAACGCCAACCAGCGTCCGGCACTGAACGTCGGTATCTCGGTCTCCCGCGTCGGTGGTTCGGCCCAGCACAAGGCCATGCGCCAGGTCTCCGGCCGGCTCCGCGTGGACCTCGCCCAGTACCGCGAGCTGGAGGCGTTCGCCGCCTTCGGTTCCGACCTGGACGCGGCCTCGAAGGCCCAGCTGGGCCGCGGTCAGCGCATGACCGAGCTGCTCAAGCAGGACCAGTACGCGCCGATGGCCACCGAGGACCAGGTCATCTCCATCTGGGCCGGCACCAACGGCAAGATGGACGACGTGCCGGTCGCGGACATCCGCCGCTTCGAGCGCGAGCTCCTCGACCACCTCCGCCGGGAGAAGAAGGACCTGCTGACCAGCATCCGCGAGGGCGCCAAGATGTCCGACGACACCATCGGTGCCATCGCCGACGCGGTCGACGCCTTCAAGCGGCAGTTCGAGACCTCGGACGGCAAGCTGCTCGGCGAGGACACCCCGGCCTCCGGCAAGTGA
- a CDS encoding F0F1 ATP synthase subunit gamma, whose protein sequence is MGASLRIYKRRIRSVSATKKITRAMEMIAASRVVKAQRQVAASTPYASELTRAVTAVATGSNTQHPLTTETEKASRAALLLITSDRGLAGAYSSNVIKAAEALTERLKAEGKEVDTYIVGRKGVSYYGFRERKVVESWTGFTDSPNYGDAKKVAAPLIEAVQKDTAEGGVDELHIVYTEFVSMMTQNALDDRLLPLSLDKAAAEESEEKSKGEILPLYDFEPSAEDVLDALLPRYVESRIYNALLQAAASKHAATRRAMKSATDNAEDLIKSLSRLANAARQAEITQEISEIVGGSAALADATAGSD, encoded by the coding sequence ATGGGAGCCTCGCTCCGGATCTACAAGCGTCGCATCCGCTCCGTCTCCGCGACCAAGAAGATCACCAGGGCGATGGAGATGATCGCCGCCTCGCGCGTCGTCAAGGCGCAGCGCCAGGTGGCGGCATCGACGCCGTACGCCAGTGAACTGACCCGCGCGGTGACCGCGGTTGCCACGGGTTCGAACACCCAGCACCCGCTGACCACCGAGACCGAGAAGGCGTCCCGGGCCGCGCTGCTGCTCATCACGAGCGACCGCGGTCTGGCCGGTGCCTACTCCTCCAACGTCATCAAGGCCGCGGAGGCGCTCACCGAGCGCCTCAAGGCCGAGGGCAAGGAGGTCGACACCTACATCGTCGGCCGCAAGGGTGTGTCGTACTACGGCTTCCGCGAGCGGAAGGTCGTGGAGTCGTGGACCGGCTTCACCGACAGCCCGAACTACGGCGACGCCAAGAAGGTCGCCGCCCCGCTGATCGAGGCGGTCCAGAAGGACACCGCCGAGGGCGGGGTGGACGAACTCCACATCGTCTACACCGAGTTCGTCTCGATGATGACGCAGAACGCTTTGGACGACCGTCTGCTGCCGCTGTCCCTGGACAAGGCCGCCGCGGAAGAGTCCGAAGAGAAGTCCAAGGGCGAGATCCTCCCGCTCTACGACTTCGAGCCGTCGGCCGAGGACGTCCTGGACGCCCTGCTGCCGCGGTACGTGGAGTCGCGGATCTACAACGCGCTGCTGCAGGCCGCCGCCTCCAAGCACGCCGCCACCCGGCGTGCGATGAAGTCGGCGACCGACAACGCGGAAGACCTCATCAAGTCGCTCTCGCGGCTTGCCAATGCGGCCCGCCAGGCCGAAATCACCCAGGAAATCAGCGAGATCGTCGGCGGCAGTGCCGCACTGGCCGACGCGACCGCGGGGAGTGACTGA
- the atpD gene encoding F0F1 ATP synthase subunit beta, translating to MTTTVETAAATGRVARVIGPVVDVEFPVDAMPDIYNALTVEVADPAEAGATKTLTLEVAQHLGEGLVRAISMQPTDGLVRQATVTNTGNGITVPVGDITKGKVFNTLGEILNKPEAASEVTERWAIHRKAPSFDQLESKTEMFETGIKVIDLLTPYVKGGKIGLFGGAGVGKTVLIQEMIYRVANNHDGVSVFAGVGERTREGNDLIEEMTDSGVIDKTALVFGQMDEPPGTRLRVALAGLTMAEYFRDVQKQDVLFFIDNIFRFTQAGSEVSTLLGRMPSAVGYQPNLADEMGLLQERITSTRGHSITSMQAIYVPADDLTDPAPATTFAHLDATTVLSRPISEKGIYPAVDPLDSTSRILDPRYISQDHYNCASRVKSILQKYKDLQDIISILGMDELSEEDRLTVYRARRIERFLSQNTHVAKQFTGVDGSDVPLDESIAAFNAIADGEFDHFPEQAFFMCGGLEDLKKNAKELGVS from the coding sequence ATGACCACCACTGTTGAGACGGCCGCTGCCACGGGCCGCGTCGCCCGGGTCATCGGCCCGGTCGTCGACGTGGAGTTCCCCGTCGACGCGATGCCCGACATCTACAACGCGCTGACCGTCGAGGTCGCCGACCCCGCCGAGGCCGGTGCCACCAAGACCCTCACGCTCGAGGTCGCGCAGCACCTCGGCGAGGGCCTCGTCCGGGCGATCTCCATGCAGCCCACCGACGGCCTGGTCCGCCAGGCCACGGTGACCAACACCGGCAACGGCATCACCGTTCCGGTCGGTGACATCACCAAGGGCAAGGTGTTCAACACCCTCGGCGAGATCCTCAACAAGCCGGAGGCGGCTTCCGAGGTCACCGAGCGCTGGGCGATCCACCGCAAGGCCCCGTCCTTCGACCAGCTCGAGTCGAAGACCGAGATGTTCGAGACCGGCATCAAGGTCATCGACCTGCTGACCCCGTACGTCAAGGGCGGCAAGATCGGTCTGTTCGGTGGCGCCGGTGTCGGCAAGACCGTTCTGATCCAGGAAATGATCTACCGCGTGGCCAACAACCACGACGGTGTGTCGGTGTTCGCCGGTGTCGGCGAGCGCACCCGTGAGGGCAACGACCTCATCGAGGAGATGACCGACTCCGGCGTCATCGACAAGACCGCGCTGGTCTTCGGTCAGATGGACGAGCCCCCGGGCACCCGTCTGCGCGTCGCGCTGGCCGGCCTCACCATGGCCGAGTACTTCCGCGACGTCCAGAAGCAGGACGTGCTGTTCTTCATCGACAACATCTTCCGCTTCACCCAGGCCGGTTCCGAGGTCTCGACCCTGCTCGGCCGGATGCCCTCCGCGGTGGGCTACCAGCCGAACCTGGCCGACGAGATGGGTCTCCTCCAGGAGCGCATCACCTCGACCCGCGGTCACTCGATCACCTCGATGCAGGCGATCTACGTCCCCGCGGACGACCTGACCGACCCGGCGCCGGCGACCACCTTCGCCCACCTGGACGCGACCACCGTTCTCTCGCGTCCGATCTCGGAGAAGGGCATCTACCCGGCGGTCGACCCGCTGGACTCGACGTCCCGGATCCTGGACCCGCGCTACATCTCGCAGGACCACTACAACTGCGCCTCGCGCGTGAAGTCGATCCTGCAGAAGTACAAGGACCTCCAGGACATCATCTCCATCCTGGGTATGGACGAGCTCAGCGAGGAGGACCGGCTCACGGTCTACCGCGCCCGCCGGATCGAGCGCTTCCTCTCCCAGAACACCCACGTGGCGAAGCAGTTCACCGGTGTCGACGGTTCGGACGTGCCGCTGGACGAGTCGATCGCGGCCTTCAACGCGATCGCCGACGGCGAGTTCGACCACTTCCCGGAGCAGGCGTTCTTCATGTGCGGTGGTCTCGAGGACCTCAAGAAGAACGCCAAGGAGCTTGGCGTCTCCTGA
- a CDS encoding F0F1 ATP synthase subunit epsilon has protein sequence MAELHVELVAADRQVWSGEASLVVARTSSGDIGVMPGHQPLLGVLQSGPVTIRTTGESGDGTVVAAVHGGFISFADNKLSLLAEIAELSDEIDVQRAERALERAKSDADAAAERRADVRLRAVAGAH, from the coding sequence GTGGCTGAGCTGCACGTCGAGTTGGTCGCCGCGGACCGGCAGGTCTGGTCCGGCGAGGCCAGCCTGGTCGTCGCGCGCACCTCGTCGGGCGACATCGGCGTCATGCCCGGACACCAGCCGCTGCTCGGCGTGCTGCAGTCGGGCCCGGTGACGATTCGTACGACCGGGGAGAGCGGGGACGGCACCGTCGTCGCCGCGGTGCACGGCGGCTTCATCTCGTTCGCCGACAACAAGCTGTCTCTGCTCGCGGAGATCGCCGAGCTGTCGGACGAGATCGATGTCCAGCGTGCGGAGCGGGCACTGGAGCGGGCGAAGTCGGATGCTGACGCAGCCGCCGAGCGCCGCGCCGACGTCCGGCTGCGCGCGGTGGCGGGCGCTCACTGA
- a CDS encoding DUF2550 domain-containing protein encodes MVLALLVSGAVVLLVLLGLFVFGLRRRLIQRPGGTFDCSLRWNVPEDEPSGKGWIYGVARYNGDRIEWFRVFSYAPRPRRLLERSAIEVLARRTPQGEEELALLSDSIVLACAHGGIRVELAMSEDALTGFLAWLEAAPPGQRVNVA; translated from the coding sequence ATGGTCCTCGCTCTGCTTGTGAGCGGCGCGGTCGTGCTGCTGGTCCTGCTGGGGCTGTTCGTCTTCGGACTGAGACGACGGCTCATCCAGCGACCCGGCGGCACCTTCGACTGCAGCCTGCGCTGGAACGTGCCGGAGGACGAGCCCAGCGGCAAGGGCTGGATCTACGGCGTGGCGCGGTACAACGGCGACCGGATCGAGTGGTTCCGGGTGTTCTCGTACGCGCCCCGGCCCCGTCGCCTGCTGGAGCGCTCCGCCATCGAGGTGCTGGCGCGCCGCACCCCGCAGGGCGAGGAGGAGCTCGCGCTGCTCTCCGACTCCATCGTGCTGGCCTGCGCCCATGGCGGCATCCGCGTCGAACTGGCGATGAGCGAGGACGCCCTCACCGGCTTCCTCGCCTGGCTGGAGGCGGCCCCACCCGGACAGCGGGTGAACGTGGCGTGA
- a CDS encoding response regulator transcription factor: protein MTGAAERPVRVLVAEDQSAVRAGLVLILGSAPDIEVAGEALDGEEAVRLAEALRPDLVLMDIQMPRLDGVSATRRITEEGLADVLVLTTFDLDEYVFGALRAGAAGFLLKDSDAPTLLGAVRTVAAGEGLIAPAVTRRLLAEFARARPAARRSRDRTAPDPAVLDTLTPREREVLGCLGEGLSNADIALRLAMAEATVKTHVSRLLNKLALRSRLQAAVLAQELGVEAP, encoded by the coding sequence ATGACCGGTGCCGCCGAGCGGCCCGTCCGGGTCCTGGTCGCCGAGGACCAGTCCGCCGTACGGGCCGGGCTGGTCCTCATCCTGGGGTCCGCGCCCGACATCGAGGTCGCCGGGGAGGCCCTGGACGGCGAGGAGGCGGTCCGCCTGGCCGAGGCGCTGCGCCCCGACCTCGTCCTCATGGACATCCAGATGCCGCGGCTGGACGGGGTCTCGGCCACCCGCCGGATCACCGAGGAGGGGCTGGCCGACGTCCTGGTGCTGACCACCTTCGACCTGGACGAGTACGTCTTCGGCGCGCTGCGCGCGGGCGCCGCGGGCTTTCTGCTCAAGGACAGCGACGCGCCGACGCTGCTCGGCGCGGTGCGCACGGTGGCGGCCGGCGAGGGGCTGATCGCGCCGGCGGTGACCCGGCGGCTGCTCGCCGAGTTCGCCCGGGCGCGGCCGGCGGCCCGGCGGTCACGGGACCGGACGGCCCCGGACCCGGCGGTCCTGGACACGCTGACACCGCGCGAGCGGGAGGTGCTGGGATGCCTGGGCGAGGGCCTGTCGAACGCCGATATCGCGCTGCGCCTGGCGATGGCCGAGGCCACCGTGAAGACCCACGTCAGCCGGCTGCTGAACAAGCTGGCGCTCCGCAGCCGCCTCCAAGCGGCCGTACTGGCCCAGGAGTTGGGGGTGGAGGCGCCGTGA
- a CDS encoding sensor histidine kinase, with the protein MTARALAAPGRPRRHDVLIAGGGLASGVLLRALHLHGGPPLLGLPASLNLLALTVMAGAELLRRTAPLAALALAVPALALDFCTGTLIATVLMFTDVVYAAVLYGPPAAARRIPLASELVSVLATAVTAAFWHNPQVLLIGIGIALVTVAPAWTGLIIRNHRDAAQTARLRAEQTALLAEMDRTQAVAGERARMARELHDLVANHLSAIAIHATAAQTLDEPAATRAALGVIRENSVQGLAEMRRLIGLLRDANAGEEPAATPTLDGLEALIAQARANGAASGLEFVLDDDRRAAGAGAERPPAPVELAAYRIVQESLTNALKHAAPGEVRVRIADGPGGALAVTVRSPYADRPGPRAPGSGAGLVGMRERIALLGGEFDAGPEGGPDGSVWLVRAALPAAGEGEQR; encoded by the coding sequence GTGACCGCCAGAGCCCTCGCCGCCCCCGGACGCCCGCGCCGCCACGACGTGCTCATCGCCGGCGGCGGCCTGGCCAGCGGGGTGCTGTTGCGGGCGCTGCACCTGCACGGCGGGCCGCCGCTGCTCGGCCTGCCCGCGTCGCTGAACCTGCTCGCACTGACCGTCATGGCCGGGGCCGAACTCCTCCGCCGGACCGCTCCGTTGGCCGCGCTGGCCCTCGCCGTACCGGCGCTGGCACTGGACTTCTGCACCGGCACCCTGATCGCCACCGTCCTGATGTTCACCGACGTCGTCTACGCCGCGGTGCTCTACGGCCCACCGGCCGCGGCCCGCCGGATCCCACTCGCCTCGGAACTGGTGTCGGTGCTGGCCACGGCCGTGACGGCGGCGTTCTGGCACAACCCGCAGGTGCTGCTGATCGGCATCGGCATCGCGCTGGTCACGGTGGCCCCGGCGTGGACCGGCCTGATCATCCGCAACCACCGGGACGCCGCGCAGACCGCCCGGCTGCGGGCCGAACAGACCGCGCTGCTGGCCGAGATGGACCGCACCCAGGCGGTGGCCGGCGAACGCGCCCGGATGGCTCGGGAACTGCACGACCTGGTCGCCAACCACCTGTCCGCGATCGCCATCCACGCCACCGCCGCGCAGACCCTCGACGAGCCCGCCGCGACCCGTGCCGCGCTCGGCGTGATCCGCGAGAACAGCGTCCAGGGCCTGGCCGAAATGCGGAGGCTCATCGGCCTGTTGCGGGACGCGAACGCCGGGGAGGAGCCGGCGGCCACCCCCACCCTCGACGGGCTGGAAGCCCTGATCGCCCAGGCCCGTGCCAACGGCGCCGCCAGCGGCCTGGAGTTCGTCCTCGACGACGACCGCCGGGCGGCTGGTGCGGGCGCTGAACGGCCGCCCGCACCGGTCGAGTTGGCGGCGTACCGCATCGTCCAGGAGTCGCTGACCAACGCGCTCAAGCACGCCGCGCCCGGCGAGGTCCGGGTGCGGATCGCCGACGGTCCCGGCGGGGCACTCGCCGTCACCGTCCGCAGCCCGTACGCCGACCGGCCGGGGCCGCGCGCACCCGGTTCCGGGGCCGGCCTGGTCGGTATGCGGGAGCGGATCGCCCTGCTGGGCGGGGAGTTCGACGCCGGCCCGGAAGGCGGGCCGGACGGAAGCGTCTGGCTGGTCCGGGCAGCACTGCCCGCCGCCGGGGAGGGAGAGCAACGATGA
- a CDS encoding cob(I)yrinic acid a,c-diamide adenosyltransferase, with amino-acid sequence MVNLTRIYTRTGDKGTTALGDMSRTAKTDARIAAYADANEANAAIGVALALGALPEEITAVLLRVQNDLFDVGADLATPVVENPKFPPLRVEQSYVDKLEADCDRFLEGLEKLRSFILPGGTPGAALLHQACTVVRRAERSTWAALEEHGETMNALTATYLNRLSDLLFILARTANKETGDVLWVPGGER; translated from the coding sequence ATGGTGAATCTGACCCGCATCTACACCCGTACCGGAGACAAGGGCACCACCGCGCTCGGCGACATGAGCCGGACCGCCAAGACCGACGCCCGCATCGCGGCGTACGCGGACGCCAACGAGGCCAACGCGGCGATCGGCGTGGCGCTGGCCCTCGGTGCGCTGCCGGAGGAGATCACCGCGGTGCTGCTGCGGGTGCAGAACGACCTCTTCGACGTCGGCGCCGACCTCGCGACGCCCGTCGTGGAGAACCCCAAGTTCCCGCCGCTGCGCGTCGAGCAGTCCTACGTCGACAAGCTGGAAGCGGACTGCGACCGCTTCCTCGAAGGGCTGGAGAAGCTGCGCAGCTTCATCCTCCCCGGCGGCACCCCCGGCGCCGCCCTGCTCCACCAGGCGTGCACCGTCGTCCGCCGGGCCGAACGCTCCACCTGGGCGGCCCTGGAGGAGCACGGCGAGACCATGAACGCACTCACCGCCACCTACCTCAACCGCCTCTCGGACCTCCTGTTCATCCTGGCCCGGACGGCCAACAAGGAGACCGGGGACGTGCTGTGGGTACCGGGCGGCGAGCGCTGA
- a CDS encoding 3-hydroxyacyl-CoA dehydrogenase family protein, whose amino-acid sequence MAKKLAVIGAGLMGSGIAQVSAQAGWDVVLRDVTDEALARGKGGIAASYEKFVAKGKLEAAAAEDALGRITTTTDLDAVADADVVVEAVFEKVEVKREIFQALDKLAKEDAVLASNTSAIPITKIAAATSRPERVVGTHFFSPVPMMQLCELVRGHKTSDETLAAAREFAESVGKTCIVVNRDVAGFVTTRLISALVVEAAKLYESGVASAEDIDIACRLGFGHAMGPLATADLTGVDILLHATENIYTESQDEKFAPPEIMRRMVDAGDIGRKSGQGFYTH is encoded by the coding sequence GTGGCAAAGAAGCTTGCCGTCATCGGCGCCGGACTGATGGGTTCCGGGATCGCGCAGGTCTCGGCCCAGGCCGGCTGGGACGTCGTCCTCCGTGATGTGACGGACGAGGCGCTGGCCCGCGGCAAGGGCGGCATCGCGGCCTCCTACGAGAAGTTCGTGGCCAAGGGCAAGCTGGAGGCGGCCGCCGCCGAGGACGCGCTGGGCCGCATCACCACCACCACCGACCTGGACGCGGTCGCCGACGCGGACGTCGTCGTGGAGGCGGTCTTCGAGAAGGTCGAGGTCAAGCGGGAGATCTTCCAGGCGCTGGACAAGCTCGCCAAGGAAGACGCGGTGCTGGCCTCCAACACCTCCGCGATCCCGATCACCAAGATCGCCGCGGCCACCTCCCGGCCCGAGCGGGTGGTCGGCACCCACTTCTTCTCGCCGGTGCCGATGATGCAGCTCTGCGAGCTGGTCCGCGGCCACAAGACCAGCGACGAAACCCTCGCCGCCGCCCGGGAGTTCGCCGAGTCGGTCGGCAAGACCTGCATCGTGGTCAACCGCGACGTGGCCGGCTTCGTCACCACCCGGCTGATCTCGGCGCTGGTCGTCGAGGCCGCCAAGCTCTACGAGTCGGGCGTGGCCAGCGCCGAGGACATCGACATCGCCTGCCGGCTGGGCTTCGGCCACGCGATGGGGCCGCTGGCCACCGCCGACCTGACAGGCGTCGACATCCTGCTGCACGCCACCGAGAACATCTACACCGAGTCCCAGGACGAGAAGTTCGCCCCGCCGGAGATCATGCGCCGCATGGTGGACGCCGGCGACATCGGCCGCAAGAGCGGCCAGGGCTTCTACACCCACTGA
- a CDS encoding STAS domain-containing protein encodes MHIRGDHAELVVGGRLDVRSAADARTALHAAVDSGRGDLVLDLTELDSWDATGLGVIMGVHRRAGRNNRRLVLRGVPPQMQRLLVATRLHRILAIEGGIEAESLPRV; translated from the coding sequence ATGCACATCAGGGGCGACCACGCCGAGCTGGTCGTCGGGGGCCGACTCGACGTCCGCAGCGCGGCGGACGCCCGCACGGCCCTGCACGCCGCCGTGGACTCCGGCCGGGGTGATCTGGTGCTGGACCTGACCGAGCTGGATTCGTGGGACGCCACCGGCCTCGGCGTGATCATGGGCGTGCACCGCCGGGCCGGCCGCAACAACCGCCGGCTGGTGCTGCGCGGGGTGCCGCCGCAGATGCAGCGGCTGCTGGTCGCCACCCGGCTGCACCGCATCCTCGCCATCGAGGGCGGGATCGAGGCGGAGTCGCTGCCCCGGGTGTGA